The window CCACATCAAATCCATGCTCTGTACATGCCACTGAGTCCTGCAGTTTGTCTTGCTCCTGTACCCCATCATAATTTATAACAATATCAGCAACTCGACTCGGAGCTCTGTTACATTTTTCCGAAGTTGAGTCTGCCACATTATGTTCAGGCATTGCTTCCTGCTCTTTGTCTTCCTCTCGTATCTTATTACTATCAATCACATCATCAGCAACTTGACTCTGAACACCATTCACCATTTCCAAAGTTGAGTCTTCCGCAGTAACTTCAGGACCTGCTTCCTGCAGCTTCTCTTCCACCTGTATCTTGTCAATGCATTACAACATCAGCAACCATTTACAATTCAAAATATAGAACATGAAAATGACAAAAGTTGATCAGACCTTGTCACAATTATCGAACCCATTTTCCCTACTAGTATCATCTTCGAGCATACTAAATGTCTCACTGGTAACCTTACTGCCTCCAACCTCCTCCATGTCAACATCATAAGCAACACCAGGTTTACTTAAACTGTCCCTCTTAGACCTTTTCGCTGCATTAGTGAATTCTTTATTAGACACCTCACAGGAACCTGTCTTCTCACTTTCAATCTTGTCATTTTGTTTGATTAAAGGTGACTTCAACTCATCAGAAGTCCTTTTCCGCTCTGCAACGTCAATCAGATTAGATTGTTTCTTTCTATTCTCAACTGAAGGATTTGTCAATAGAAACTGATCAATATCAAAAGCTGCAAATGGATCATTTGATGGACTTGACAAGAAACTTCTCTTACTCAATAAAGACAACGAAGCCAAAAGGCTCTTTGGTGTTGTTGGAGAAGCTAAATGAATAGACCGTTCTGCCCCCTGTTTAGGTTTCACAGGTCTAGGATTTGGCAAGGTTCTTCTGGAAGACTTAAAATCAGCCATTTGGATATCTGGGAATTCTGGAAGGCAAATATCCTCTAGTTCAAAAGTTTTAACGTTGAAGCTCTCCTTTAAACGACGCAAAGCACCATCGCCTTCTAGTTCTTCGGTAGGCTGAGACAACAGCCCATCCAGAATATCATTATTCCTGTTGTTGTCTTCCTTAACTTCTGAACCTATGAAGAAATAATAATCATGCCATCAGGAATGAATAACAAGACCATGGGGAATATACATACAAAGCTTTCAACAAAACAAAAGACGCATCATAGGCAAAGCGACATAACAAGAGAAATGATTGATATATTTAGGACTTAGGAGATACTCATAATCATTATCCCCTACTGGGGTTGTCTTACCAGCTAAATCCATCTCCTCCAAATCAACTTTTTCATGAGATTCTGTTTGTGCGCTATGACTCAGTGGACTGAGAATGCTTGTTTCAAATGTCTCTTGAGTAGATATAGCACTCTCCATAATTTCGTTCTCAAGCAATGAAATACGATGCTTGTATTTCACTGACCTCCTGCATTATGAACAACAAGACAGTCTTAGGTCACAAAAAGGAGAAGTAGTGTGATACAATGATACAGGCTTATTTAAGCCAATGAAACTATTTATCTTATGGAAAAGCAAAATGTATCCATACCGCGGAATTCCTGGTCGCCTGGCAC of the Fragaria vesca subsp. vesca linkage group LG6, FraVesHawaii_1.0, whole genome shotgun sequence genome contains:
- the LOC101300739 gene encoding uncharacterized protein LOC101300739, producing MSRSSDPVDPLLGFTLFPTAKVSSDLSNPYDFDRELHAINLHLNSSMASRSGLKDQAKNILSGSSAIQQSDYSEALKRLNEVVPANVVENHRERRQALRCKRPRFSLKPNPSQPDISLESTFDSKKYKNPEEYFMIYERNENAKRELEKQMGGAIFDGDKQNPSSITRARRPGIPRRSVKYKHRISLLENEIMESAISTQETFETSILSPLSHSAQTESHEKVDLEEMDLAGSEVKEDNNRNNDILDGLLSQPTEELEGDGALRRLKESFNVKTFELEDICLPEFPDIQMADFKSSRRTLPNPRPVKPKQGAERSIHLASPTTPKSLLASLSLLKRKRTSDELKSPLIKQNDKIESEKTGSCEVSNKEFTNAAKRSKRDSLSKPGVAYDVDMEEVGGSKVTSETFSMLEDDTSRENGFDNCDKVEEKLQEAGPEVTAEDSTLEMVNGVQSQVADDVIDSNKIREEDKEQEAMPEHNVADSTSEKCNRAPSRVADIVINYDGVQEQDKLQDSVACTEHGFDVAESTVEKLNAPSQLDSAPVEEHPRVSLSKNADVGLEEQNEIMQENSGVLLNKPTEANSRSRRKQKNKEVSKRQSLAGHGTSWNSGVRRSTRIRTRPLEYWKGERLLIGRVHNSLPTVIGMKYASPGKGEGKDSLKVKYFVDNDEHKVLVDLVSYH